A stretch of Pseudomonas sp. CCC3.1 DNA encodes these proteins:
- the phnR gene encoding phosphonate utilization transcriptional regulator PhnR, whose translation MREGAPKAVTAIGLALQEQIEHGLLACGSQLPAERKLSELFSTTRITVREALLQLEAQGLVYREERRGWFISPPRLAYNLMQRSHFHAMVSAQGRVPTTEVISARLQPASAAVCARLQLPAFSSVIQICRGRRIDGRLVLYVEHYLNPQYFPDILQFDLTQSITELYARHYDLHYGRVRFEIVPTALPAEAAATLKVSTGSPGLRIERINYDQHERLIDCDLEYWRHDAIHVGVDVLER comes from the coding sequence ATGCGAGAAGGTGCACCCAAAGCGGTGACAGCCATTGGATTGGCGCTGCAAGAACAAATTGAACATGGCTTGTTGGCGTGCGGCAGCCAGTTGCCTGCGGAGCGCAAACTCAGCGAACTGTTCTCGACGACCCGTATTACCGTTCGCGAAGCGTTGCTACAGCTCGAAGCCCAAGGCCTGGTGTACCGCGAGGAGCGTCGGGGGTGGTTTATTTCGCCGCCGCGCCTGGCTTACAACCTCATGCAGCGCAGTCACTTCCATGCAATGGTCAGCGCCCAGGGACGGGTACCGACCACTGAGGTGATTAGCGCGCGTTTGCAGCCCGCTTCGGCCGCGGTGTGCGCGCGCTTGCAACTGCCGGCGTTTTCCAGCGTGATCCAGATTTGCCGAGGACGGCGGATTGATGGGCGTTTGGTGCTGTATGTCGAGCACTACCTGAACCCGCAATACTTCCCTGACATTCTGCAGTTCGACCTGACCCAGTCGATCACTGAGCTGTATGCCCGGCACTACGACTTGCACTACGGGCGGGTGCGCTTTGAAATCGTCCCGACGGCATTGCCCGCAGAAGCGGCAGCAACGCTCAAAGTCTCGACGGGCAGCCCTGGATTGAGGATTGAGCGGATCAACTACGATCAGCACGAACGCTTGATCGACTGTGACCTGGAGTATTGGCGACATGACGCGATTCATGTCGGGGTGGATGTGCTGGAGCGTTGA
- a CDS encoding mechanosensitive ion channel family protein — MFLRLFARPYWLLICLLSLLPLTSAQAVGITSLLPSSDKTQTQPTEPLGQSLDEVIKNLENDQQRSKLLTDLKKLRDATKKAQPEAEIGVLGLIGSTLADLEKQFSGSDSPTSRWTTEIEQAKDELVALMLPANEWVPIIFAFALIIMVWSLLAALLIWVSHRVRLRFGLSEELPQHPRAVDMLRFALRKLGPWLVALVITVYMSYALPSSLGKDLAMVLAYALVIGTCFSATCVILFSLLDGPHRHRALHILRHQAFRPLWWIGSFAAFGEALSDPRLVATLGVHLAHTAATFANVMAALSTGLFIIRFRRPIAHLIRNQPLSRRLTRRALSDSIDILGTYWYIAALILVGISLFATFLSAGDTSTALRQSLICAVLVVLCMVINGLVRRHSQKPQRGPKRHALYSERLKSFVYTLAHLVVWLVFIELGLRVWGLSLITFTEGDGHEISVKLFGLAGTLLFAWLVWILADTAIHHALTRSRKGVANARAQTMMPLIRNVLFAAIFIIALIVALANMGMNVTPLLAGAGVIGLAIGFGAQSLVADLITGLFIIIEDSLAIDDYVDVGGHLGTVEGLTIRTVRLRDIDGIVHTIPFSEIKSIKNYSREFGYAIFRVAIPYNMEIDDAIKLMRDVGQKMRTDPLQRRNIWSPLEIQGVESFESGSAILRARFKTAPIKQWEVSRAFNLSLKRHLDEAGLDLATPRLSVQVVTASSGTLQKD, encoded by the coding sequence GTGTTTCTTCGTCTCTTTGCCCGGCCCTATTGGCTACTGATTTGTTTGCTGAGCCTGTTGCCGCTCACTTCGGCCCAGGCCGTCGGCATCACCAGCCTGCTGCCCAGTTCGGATAAAACCCAAACGCAACCCACCGAGCCTTTGGGCCAATCGCTGGACGAGGTGATCAAAAACCTGGAGAACGATCAGCAACGCAGCAAGCTGCTGACCGACCTTAAAAAGCTTCGTGACGCGACTAAAAAAGCCCAGCCCGAAGCTGAAATAGGTGTACTGGGCCTGATTGGCAGCACCCTCGCCGACCTCGAAAAACAGTTTTCCGGCAGCGACAGCCCGACCTCGCGCTGGACCACCGAAATCGAACAAGCCAAAGATGAGCTAGTGGCCTTAATGCTCCCGGCCAATGAATGGGTGCCCATCATTTTCGCCTTTGCGCTGATCATCATGGTCTGGAGCCTGCTGGCCGCGCTGCTGATTTGGGTCAGCCATCGTGTGCGCCTGCGCTTTGGCCTCAGTGAAGAACTGCCGCAGCACCCCAGAGCCGTCGATATGCTGCGCTTTGCCTTGCGCAAACTGGGCCCGTGGCTGGTGGCACTGGTGATCACGGTGTACATGAGCTACGCCTTGCCGTCTTCATTGGGCAAAGACCTGGCGATGGTGCTGGCCTATGCATTGGTGATCGGCACGTGTTTTTCAGCTACCTGCGTCATCCTGTTTTCGTTGCTCGACGGGCCGCATCGCCATCGAGCCCTGCATATTTTGCGGCATCAAGCTTTTCGCCCTCTGTGGTGGATCGGCAGCTTCGCCGCCTTTGGCGAAGCGCTCAGCGACCCACGACTGGTGGCGACTCTTGGCGTGCATCTGGCGCACACGGCTGCCACCTTCGCCAATGTGATGGCCGCGCTGTCGACCGGGCTGTTTATCATCCGCTTCCGTCGCCCCATCGCGCACCTGATCCGCAACCAGCCACTGTCGCGCCGCCTCACGCGCCGCGCCTTGAGCGACAGCATCGATATTCTCGGCACTTACTGGTACATAGCGGCGCTGATTCTGGTGGGCATTTCACTGTTCGCCACCTTCCTCTCGGCGGGCGACACCAGCACCGCCTTGCGCCAGTCGCTGATCTGCGCCGTGCTGGTGGTGCTGTGCATGGTGATCAACGGGCTGGTGCGCCGCCATTCACAAAAGCCGCAACGCGGCCCTAAACGCCACGCCCTGTACTCCGAACGACTCAAGAGCTTTGTCTACACCTTGGCGCACCTGGTGGTCTGGCTGGTGTTCATCGAACTCGGGTTGCGGGTGTGGGGCTTGTCGCTGATCACCTTTACCGAAGGCGATGGGCATGAAATCAGCGTCAAACTGTTTGGGCTGGCCGGCACCTTGCTGTTTGCCTGGTTGGTCTGGATTCTGGCCGACACCGCCATCCACCATGCCTTGACACGCTCACGCAAAGGCGTGGCCAACGCCCGTGCACAAACCATGATGCCGCTGATTCGCAACGTACTGTTTGCGGCCATTTTCATCATCGCGCTGATTGTCGCCCTGGCAAACATGGGCATGAACGTCACGCCACTGCTGGCCGGTGCCGGTGTGATCGGTCTGGCCATTGGTTTCGGTGCCCAGTCGCTGGTGGCTGACTTGATCACTGGCTTGTTCATCATTATTGAAGACTCGCTGGCCATCGACGATTACGTGGATGTCGGCGGGCACCTGGGGACAGTTGAAGGACTGACCATTCGCACTGTGCGCCTGCGCGATATTGACGGCATCGTGCACACCATTCCGTTCAGCGAAATCAAAAGCATCAAAAACTATTCCCGAGAGTTCGGCTACGCGATTTTCCGCGTGGCGATCCCCTACAACATGGAAATCGACGACGCGATCAAATTGATGCGTGATGTGGGGCAAAAGATGCGCACCGACCCGTTGCAACGTCGCAACATCTGGTCGCCACTGGAGATCCAGGGTGTCGAAAGTTTTGAGTCAGGCAGCGCGATTTTGCGCGCACGCTTCAAAACCGCGCCGATCAAACAGTGGGAAGTGTCGCGGGCGTTCAACTTGTCGCTCAAGCGCCATCTGGACGAAGCCGGGCTGGACCTGGCTACGCCGCGCCTCAGTGTGCAAGTCGTGACGGCAAGCAGCGGGACGTTGCAAAAAGACTAA
- a CDS encoding M18 family aminopeptidase, which produces MREELNQGLIDFLKASPTPFHATASLVQRLEAAGFQRLDERETWYTEANGRYYVTRNDSSIVAFKLGRHSPLHGGIRMVGAHTDSPCLRVKPQPELQRQGFWQLGVEVYGGALLAPWFDRDLSLAGRVTFRRDGKVESQLIDFRAPIATIPNLAIHLNRGANEGWAINQQNELPPILAQVAGDERVDFRALLTDQLAREHGLNADVVLDYELSFYDTQSAAVIGLNGDFIAGARLDNLLSCYAGLQALLNADTEETCLLVANDHEEVGSCSACGADGPMLEQILQRVLPEGDEFVRTIQKSLLVSADNAHGVHPNYADKHDANHGPKLNAGPVIKVNSNQRYATNSETAGFFRHLCMAVEVPVQSFVVRSDMGCGSTIGPITASHLGVRTVDIGLPTFAMHSIRELAGSHDLAHLVKVLSAFYASHELP; this is translated from the coding sequence ATGCGCGAAGAGCTGAACCAAGGCCTGATCGACTTTCTCAAGGCCTCCCCTACCCCGTTTCATGCCACTGCCAGCCTTGTTCAACGTCTGGAGGCCGCCGGTTTTCAGCGTCTCGATGAACGCGAAACCTGGTACACCGAAGCCAACGGTCGCTATTACGTCACCCGCAATGACTCCTCCATTGTTGCCTTCAAGCTGGGCCGTCATTCGCCTCTGCACGGTGGCATCCGCATGGTCGGCGCTCATACAGACAGCCCCTGCCTGCGGGTCAAGCCGCAGCCTGAATTGCAACGCCAGGGCTTTTGGCAGTTGGGTGTTGAAGTCTACGGCGGGGCCTTGCTCGCCCCCTGGTTTGACCGCGACCTGTCACTCGCCGGGCGTGTCACCTTCCGCCGCGACGGCAAGGTCGAAAGCCAACTGATCGACTTCAGGGCGCCAATCGCGACCATTCCCAACCTGGCCATCCACCTCAACCGTGGCGCCAACGAAGGCTGGGCGATTAATCAGCAGAACGAACTCCCGCCGATCCTGGCGCAGGTCGCGGGCGATGAGCGTGTGGACTTCCGCGCATTGCTCACCGACCAGTTGGCGCGCGAACACGGCCTCAACGCTGACGTGGTGCTCGACTATGAGCTGAGCTTCTACGACACCCAAAGTGCCGCAGTCATCGGCCTCAACGGAGACTTCATTGCCGGTGCACGCCTCGACAACTTGCTGTCGTGCTACGCGGGCCTGCAAGCGCTGCTCAACGCCGATACCGAAGAAACCTGCCTGCTGGTCGCCAATGACCATGAAGAAGTCGGCTCGTGTTCGGCGTGCGGTGCCGATGGCCCGATGCTGGAGCAGATCCTGCAACGTGTGTTGCCCGAAGGCGACGAGTTTGTACGCACGATTCAAAAGTCGCTGCTGGTCTCGGCCGACAACGCGCACGGCGTACACCCCAACTACGCTGACAAGCACGACGCCAACCACGGCCCCAAACTCAATGCCGGGCCGGTGATCAAGGTCAACAGCAACCAGCGCTACGCCACCAACAGCGAAACCGCAGGCTTCTTCCGGCATCTGTGCATGGCGGTCGAAGTGCCGGTGCAAAGTTTTGTGGTGCGCAGCGACATGGGATGCGGCTCGACCATCGGCCCGATCACCGCCAGCCACCTGGGTGTACGCACTGTCGACATTGGCCTGCCGACATTTGCCATGCACTCGATTCGCGAGCTGGCTGGCAGCCATGACCTGGCGCACCTGGTGAAAGTGCTGAGCGCGTTCTACGCCAGTCACGAACTGCCGTAA
- a CDS encoding RluA family pseudouridine synthase, translating into MPLSNIHIIHQDAGVLVVNKPTLLLSVPGRAEDNKDCLITRLQENGYPEARIVHRLDWETSGIILLARDADTHRELSRQFHDRETEKAYTALAWGQPELDSGSIDLPLRYDPPTKPRHVVDHEFGKNALTFWKVLERCGDYCRVELTPITGRSHQLRVHMLSIGHPLLGDGLYAHAQALAAYPRLCLHASMLSFTHPQTGERLRFECPAPF; encoded by the coding sequence ATGCCGTTGTCGAACATTCACATCATCCATCAGGACGCGGGCGTTCTGGTCGTCAATAAGCCGACCTTGCTGCTCTCAGTGCCGGGCCGCGCCGAAGACAACAAAGACTGCCTGATCACCCGCCTGCAAGAAAACGGCTACCCCGAAGCGCGCATCGTGCACCGTCTGGATTGGGAAACCTCGGGGATCATCCTGCTGGCCCGCGATGCGGATACGCACCGCGAACTGTCGCGTCAGTTTCATGATCGCGAAACCGAAAAGGCCTACACCGCACTCGCTTGGGGTCAACCGGAACTGGACAGCGGCAGCATCGACTTGCCACTGCGCTACGACCCGCCGACCAAACCTCGGCACGTGGTCGATCACGAGTTCGGTAAAAACGCGCTGACCTTCTGGAAAGTGCTGGAGCGTTGCGGCGATTACTGCCGGGTTGAACTGACACCCATTACCGGGCGCTCGCACCAGTTGCGCGTGCACATGCTGTCCATCGGCCACCCGCTGTTGGGCGATGGCCTGTATGCGCATGCACAAGCATTGGCGGCATACCCGCGCCTGTGCCTGCACGCCAGCATGCTGAGCTTCACCCACCCGCAGACGGGCGAACGCCTGCGCTTTGAGTGCCCCGCGCCGTTTTAA
- the minE gene encoding cell division topological specificity factor MinE: MNIFDFFRTRKTPTTASVAKERLQIIVAHERGQRSTPDYLPALQKELVEVIRKYVNIGDDQVQIALENEGSCSILELNITLPDR; encoded by the coding sequence ATGAACATTTTTGACTTCTTTCGTACCCGCAAAACGCCAACCACCGCGTCGGTCGCGAAAGAGCGTCTACAGATCATCGTGGCGCACGAGCGCGGCCAACGCAGCACCCCGGACTACCTGCCTGCCCTGCAAAAAGAGCTGGTTGAGGTGATCCGCAAATACGTCAACATCGGCGATGATCAAGTACAGATCGCCCTTGAAAACGAGGGCAGCTGCTCGATTCTGGAACTCAACATCACCTTGCCAGATCGTTAA
- the minD gene encoding septum site-determining protein MinD: MAKILVVTSGKGGVGKTTTSAAIGTGLALRGHKTVIVDFDVGLRNLDLIMGCERRVVYDFVNVVNGEANLQQALIKDKRLENLYVLAASQTRDKDALTKEGVEKVLMELKETFEFVVCDSPAGIETGAHLAMYFADEAIVVTNPEVSSVRDSDRMLGLLASKSRRAELNEDPIKEHLLLTRYNPDRVSKGEMLGVEDVKEILAVALLGVIPESQAVLKASNQGVPVILDDQSDAGQAYSDAVDRLLGKTVEHRFLDVQKKGFFERLFGGN, from the coding sequence TTGGCCAAGATTCTAGTGGTTACATCCGGCAAGGGTGGTGTGGGTAAGACCACCACCAGCGCCGCTATCGGCACCGGCCTCGCGCTGCGCGGCCACAAAACAGTCATCGTCGACTTCGACGTTGGCTTGCGTAACCTTGACTTGATCATGGGCTGCGAACGTCGCGTGGTGTATGACTTCGTCAACGTGGTCAATGGCGAAGCCAACCTGCAACAGGCCCTGATCAAAGACAAGCGCCTTGAAAACCTGTACGTATTGGCTGCCAGCCAGACCCGTGACAAGGATGCACTGACCAAAGAAGGCGTCGAAAAAGTTCTGATGGAACTGAAAGAGACCTTCGAATTCGTGGTCTGTGACTCCCCGGCCGGCATCGAGACCGGTGCTCACCTGGCCATGTACTTCGCCGATGAAGCGATTGTCGTGACCAACCCGGAAGTGTCTTCGGTACGTGACTCGGACCGCATGCTGGGCCTGCTGGCCAGCAAATCGCGCCGCGCCGAACTGAACGAAGACCCGATCAAGGAACACCTGCTGCTGACCCGCTATAACCCGGATCGCGTGAGCAAGGGTGAAATGCTGGGCGTTGAAGACGTCAAGGAAATCCTGGCGGTAGCGCTGCTGGGAGTGATCCCGGAATCCCAGGCGGTACTCAAGGCTTCCAACCAAGGCGTGCCGGTGATCCTCGATGATCAAAGCGACGCCGGTCAGGCCTACAGCGATGCGGTTGATCGCTTGCTGGGCAAAACCGTGGAGCATCGGTTCCTCGATGTACAGAAGAAGGGATTCTTCGAGCGCCTGTTTGGAGGCAACTAA
- the minC gene encoding septum site-determining protein MinC, giving the protein MSQTESQDQAPVFQLKGSMLAITVLELAQNNLEALDRQLAAKVAQAPNFFSNTPLVLALDKLPIGAGAIDLPGLMRVCRQHGLRTLAIRANRIEDIAAAIAIDLPVLPPSGARERLIEPAVEVVPEPKKPEKPPEPTIRPTKIITSPVRGGQMVYAEGSDLVVISSVSPGAELMADGNIHVYGPMRGRALAGHKGNTKARIFCQQLSAELVSIAGKYKVSEDLRRDPLWGAGVQISLSSDMLNITRL; this is encoded by the coding sequence ATGAGCCAAACCGAATCGCAAGACCAAGCCCCCGTGTTTCAGCTTAAGGGCAGTATGCTCGCCATTACGGTGCTGGAACTGGCCCAAAACAACCTTGAAGCCCTCGATCGCCAACTGGCCGCCAAGGTGGCCCAGGCGCCTAATTTTTTCAGTAATACCCCGCTGGTGCTGGCGCTCGACAAGTTGCCCATAGGCGCTGGCGCCATCGATTTGCCGGGGCTGATGCGTGTATGCCGCCAACATGGCCTGCGCACCCTGGCCATTCGCGCTAACCGAATCGAAGACATCGCCGCGGCCATCGCCATCGACTTGCCGGTACTCCCGCCTTCCGGCGCCCGCGAACGCCTGATTGAACCGGCAGTCGAAGTGGTGCCAGAGCCTAAAAAGCCGGAAAAACCGCCCGAGCCGACCATTCGACCGACCAAGATCATCACCAGTCCGGTCCGTGGTGGCCAAATGGTGTATGCCGAAGGCAGCGACCTGGTGGTGATTTCTTCTGTCAGCCCCGGTGCGGAACTTATGGCCGATGGCAACATCCATGTTTACGGGCCGATGCGTGGCCGTGCACTTGCCGGACACAAAGGTAATACCAAGGCGCGGATTTTCTGCCAGCAACTGAGCGCCGAACTGGTGTCCATTGCCGGTAAGTACAAAGTGTCTGAAGACCTGCGACGCGATCCTTTATGGGGCGCCGGGGTTCAAATCAGTCTGTCAAGTGACATGTTGAACATCACCCGTCTTTAA
- a CDS encoding lipid A biosynthesis lauroyl acyltransferase, which translates to MDRPQFRAAFFHPRFWLLWLGLGVLWLVVQLPYKWQLGIGRLLGSLMYRVAGDRRRIAARNLELCFPEKTAAERTMLLKQNFASTGIAFFEMAMSWWWSKPRLAKLAHVEGLEHLKQAQREGKGVILMAFHFTTLEIGAALLGQQHTIDGMYREHKNPLFDFIQRRGRERHNLDSLAVERDDVRGMLKLLRSGRAIWYAPDQDYGAKQSIFVPLFGIQAATVTATSKFAKLGKAQVVPFTQQRLADGRGYKLVIHPPLDDFPGESDEADCLRINQWVERAIRECPEQYLWAHRRFKTRPPGEPKLYDKRR; encoded by the coding sequence ATGGATCGCCCGCAATTTCGTGCTGCTTTTTTTCATCCGCGTTTCTGGCTGCTCTGGTTAGGGCTAGGCGTACTGTGGCTGGTGGTTCAGTTGCCTTATAAATGGCAGTTGGGGATCGGCCGTTTGCTGGGCTCGCTGATGTACCGGGTGGCCGGTGATCGGCGGCGGATTGCGGCGCGTAACCTTGAGCTGTGTTTTCCTGAAAAAACCGCAGCCGAGCGCACAATGCTGCTCAAACAGAACTTCGCCTCAACCGGCATCGCCTTTTTCGAGATGGCCATGAGCTGGTGGTGGTCCAAGCCGCGTCTGGCCAAACTGGCCCACGTTGAAGGGCTTGAGCACCTCAAGCAGGCGCAGCGCGAAGGCAAGGGCGTGATCTTGATGGCGTTCCACTTCACCACCCTGGAAATCGGCGCCGCGCTGCTCGGCCAGCAGCACACCATTGACGGCATGTACCGCGAACACAAAAACCCACTGTTCGACTTTATTCAGCGTCGCGGTCGCGAGCGGCACAACCTGGATTCGTTGGCCGTAGAGCGTGATGACGTGCGCGGCATGCTGAAACTACTGCGCTCTGGGCGCGCCATCTGGTACGCGCCCGACCAGGACTACGGCGCCAAGCAAAGCATTTTTGTACCGTTGTTCGGCATTCAGGCGGCAACCGTCACCGCCACCAGCAAATTCGCCAAGTTGGGCAAAGCGCAGGTTGTGCCCTTTACTCAACAACGACTGGCGGATGGCCGTGGGTACAAACTGGTGATTCATCCGCCGCTGGACGATTTCCCCGGAGAAAGCGATGAGGCGGACTGCCTGCGAATCAATCAATGGGTCGAACGGGCGATACGTGAATGCCCCGAGCAGTACTTGTGGGCGCATCGCCGTTTCAAGACCCGCCCGCCGGGTGAGCCCAAACTGTACGACAAGCGCCGCTGA
- a CDS encoding patatin-like phospholipase family protein: MNTTEPVTGLILSGGGARAAYQVGVLAAIAQLLPAGAANPFPVIVGTSAGAINAVSLASRATDFASAVEHLTAFWQSFESHRVLRSDWPGVMRQASRFLGHSLLGLGAHVPVALLDSSPLRDLLTDKIDFAGIDHAIAAQQLRAVAVTAFGYSSAQAVTFYQGPGTIDGWLRHRRIGLPTALTVEHLLASSAIPLLFAPIKIGEEYFGDGAVRQSAPISPALHLGANRVLVVGVSGNPRGPAPTTDQQRHFNAQQPTLAQIGGHMLNSTFIDSLESDLELLERLNHFGRLLPRPADNLGLAPVDVLVIAPSQPIDEIAARHRHELPAALRLFLRGPGATKTSGAGVLSYLLFEAGYCSELIELGRKDALAQREALVGFLGVSML, from the coding sequence ATGAACACCACAGAACCAGTCACAGGGCTGATTCTGTCTGGCGGCGGCGCCCGTGCCGCCTATCAGGTCGGGGTGCTGGCGGCGATTGCCCAATTGCTGCCAGCGGGGGCAGCTAATCCGTTTCCGGTGATCGTCGGCACCTCGGCCGGGGCGATCAATGCCGTCAGCCTCGCCAGCCGCGCCACCGATTTTGCCAGCGCAGTCGAACACTTGACTGCGTTCTGGCAGAGTTTTGAAAGCCATAGGGTATTGCGCAGCGACTGGCCGGGGGTAATGCGTCAGGCCAGCCGCTTTTTGGGTCACAGCTTGCTTGGGTTGGGCGCGCATGTGCCTGTTGCGCTGCTTGACAGCTCGCCATTACGCGATTTGCTCACCGATAAAATCGACTTTGCCGGCATTGACCACGCCATAGCTGCGCAGCAACTGCGCGCGGTGGCCGTGACCGCCTTCGGTTACTCATCGGCGCAAGCCGTGACCTTTTACCAAGGCCCCGGCACCATTGATGGCTGGTTGCGCCATCGGCGTATCGGCCTGCCCACCGCCTTGACCGTTGAACACCTGCTGGCCAGTTCAGCCATCCCGCTGCTGTTTGCCCCGATCAAAATTGGCGAAGAATACTTTGGTGATGGCGCCGTGCGGCAATCGGCGCCCATCAGCCCGGCGCTGCACCTGGGTGCCAATCGGGTGCTGGTAGTTGGGGTCAGCGGCAACCCGCGCGGCCCGGCGCCGACCACCGACCAGCAGCGCCACTTCAACGCGCAGCAGCCCACATTGGCTCAAATCGGTGGGCACATGCTCAACAGCACGTTCATCGATAGCCTTGAAAGCGACCTCGAACTGCTGGAACGCCTCAATCACTTCGGCCGCTTGCTGCCACGGCCTGCCGACAACCTGGGGCTGGCACCGGTCGACGTGCTGGTCATCGCGCCCAGCCAACCCATTGACGAAATTGCGGCCCGGCATCGGCATGAATTACCCGCCGCCTTGCGCCTGTTTTTGCGCGGGCCGGGCGCTACCAAAACCAGTGGCGCGGGGGTGCTGAGTTATTTGTTGTTCGAGGCGGGTTATTGCAGCGAATTGATTGAGCTGGGGCGCAAGGATGCGTTGGCGCAGCGTGAGGCGTTGGTGGGGTTTTTGGGCGTTAGCATGTTGTAG